The genomic region ATCCACAGGACGCTCAGCAGCGCGGCATTGCCGAAGGCAGTGATGCCCTGGTGCGCGCCCGCGGCGCCGAGCTGCGCGTGCCGGTGCAGTTCGATGCCGGCCTGATGCCGGGCGTGGTCTGCCTGCCGCATGGCTGGGGCCATGACCTGCCGGGCATGCGCTTGTCGCTGGCCGGCGAACGGCCCGGCGTCAACATGAATTCCCTGCTGAGTGAGGCCGAGCGCGATCCGCTTTCGGGCAATGCCGTGCTCAGCGGCGTGCCGGTGGAAGTCCTCGCGGCCTGAGGGACTTGGGGCGCTGTGTTACATTGCGCCCCCATAGAACCACGAAAGACCGTTTTCACAAGGTCTTCGAATTGCAGCCCCGCATACCGATCTTCGCGCGAGCGGCTCGCTTCAGTTTCAAACTCCCCGTCTGACTGCTCTTGAGTGTTTCTGTCTCCGCCGACCCGTCGGGCCGCGGAGTGTTTGTCCATCTTTTTCGTTTTTCTAAGGAAACTCTCATGACCATCCAGACCGGCACCGTGAAGTGGTTCGACGACGGCAAGGGCTTCGGCTTCATCACCCCCGCTGACGGCGGCAAGGACCTGTTCGCCCACCATAGCGAAATCCGCAACGGCGGCGGCTTCCGTACCCTGGCCGAAAACCAGCAGGTCGAGTTCGAAGTCAAGCAAGGCCCCAAGGGCCTGCAGGCTGCGAACATCAAGCCGCTGTAATCCAGCCGCTTCGCACGGTGGCGCGGGAGCGCCACCCACTTCAGGCCCCGCCGCTGGCCTCGTAAGCGGCAAACATCAAAACCAATCCGCGCCAAGACGGATGGCTGTCAGAAAGCCTTCTCCATCAAGGCGCACACCTCAAGGAAAAACAATGCAATACAAGAGCATTGAGGTGGGGCGTTACCTTGTCTCACCGATGAGCAAGCCGACCGGCGACGGCGGCTACACCGCCTCGGTCTCGATCCGTTCGGGTCAGGGCCAGGCCAGTCATGACCGTGTTCTGCGCTTCGTGCCGCGCTTCGAAAGCCGCCGCGCCGCTCTGCGCTATGCGGTCCGCGAAGGCCAGGACTGGGCCCAGACCCACTAAGCCTCGCGCTATCGAAAACCCCGGTGCAAGCACCCCTGCGGGCTGCGAGCATCGGACTCAATGAAGCTACTCGCGAAAGTGCCCGGCCTGCTGCTGGGCCTCGCCTGCCTGCCGGCCCTGTCGGCGGGCCCCTGTCCGACCCAGGTGCGGATAGGCATCATCGACTACGAACTGGCGCCGCTGGTGCTGGCCGTAGAAAGGGGCGCGCCACCCGAGGGCAAGCTGGTCGACTGGATCCGCATGGCCATGGGCCGCAGCGCCTGCAATCCCGGCTACAGCTTCGAGCGCATGCCCATTCGCCGCGGCCGGGTCGAGCTCGAGCAGGGCAATATCGACATCTGGGCCGTCTCCCTCCCGAATCCGGAACTGCATGACCAGGGCGTGCTGCCCATGGCCAAAGGTGCTCCGGACGCGGGTCTTGGCTTCTTCCGCACCGCCTACTCGCTCTACGTCCTGGCCGGGGAGCAGCGCGTCAAATGGGACGGCAGGCAGCTCGTCGGTCCGGCGGACCTGAGCATAGGCATCTCGCCGGTGCGGGCCATCGAAGACCTGGCCCGCGAGCGCGGCTGGCCGGTTGACCGAGCCGTCGACACACCCAACGCAATGAACAAGCTGCTGAGCGGCCGTCACCTGGCGGCCGTGCTGCCCGAGGCCGCGATCTCGAGCCAGCCACCCGACATCCTCAAGAAGCTGCAACGGCTGGAACCGCCGGTGCTGATGGCCTGGTATTACTCGGTGGCGAGCAAGCCCTTTGCGAGCCGCTACCCAGAGTTCATGCGGGGCTACTGGCTGGAGCTCTGCCGGCTGGGCCGGACCGAAGCGCCCAAGGGCGAATGGCCGGCCTGCCGCGAGTCCTGACTGAGCCTCAGCTGGCGGAAGCTCCGCCGCCCAGGGCTTTGTAGAGCTGCACAGCATTGAGCTGCTGGGCCAGGCGAACCTGGACCAGGGCCAGTTGTGCCGCGAAGCTTGCGCGCTGGGCATCGAGCAGCTCCAGGCTGCTGGAGGCGCCGTTGCTGAAGCGCAGCTGCACCAGCTTCAGGCGCTGTTGCTCGGCCTCCGACTGCTTCTGCTGGGCCTGCAGCTGCGTGCCCAAGGTGGCGCGGCCGGCGAGTGCATCGGCCACCTCGCGGAAGGCGGTCTGCACCGCCTTCTCGTACTGGGCCACGGCCATGTCCTGGGCTGCCTTGGCCGAGTCCAGGTTGGCCTGGTTGCGACCGGCATCGAAGATGGGCAGCAGGGCCTGGCCGACAAAGCTCCAGGCCGTGTTGCTGAACAGATCGGACAGATGCGAGCTGGCCGTGCCCAGGCTGGTGGTCAGCGCAATGCTGGGGAAGAAAGCCGCACGGGCCGCGCCGATATTGGCCGAAGCGGCGCGGAGCATGCCTTCGGCCTGCAGCACGTCGGGACGCAGAGTCAGCACTTCGGAGGGAATGCCCACCGGCAGATCCGGCAGCGCCGCCTTGCCGACGGCCGGCAGCGAAGCCGGCAGCGGCTGGCCGACCAGCAGCACCAGGGCGTTCTCGTCCTGGGCGCGCTGGCGTTCGGCCGCGGCCAGGGCGACCTGGGCGGCGCCCAGGGCCGACTCGGCGCCGGCCAGTTCCAGCGCGGAGGCCACGCCGGCCTCGTACTTCTGGCGGGTCAGCCGCAGGCTGTCGGTACGCGTGGCAGCGGTCGAGCGGGCGAGTTGCAGCAGCTCTTCGTCGGCCTGCAGGGCCAGGTGGCTGGAAGCCACGCCGGCCACCAACGCGATCTGGGCCGCGCGGGCGCCTTCGCTGGACGCCAGGTAGCGGGCCGTGGCGGCATCACCCTGGTTCTTCAGCTTGCCGAACAGGTCCAGCTCATAGGCATTGATCTGCAGGCCGGCCTGGTAGGCGGCGGTGATCGTGTTGTCCTTGCCCGGCGTGCGGCTGTTGACGAAACCGGCCGCCACGGTGGGCCAGCGGTTCGCGTCCGACACCCGGGCCAGCGCACGGGCCTGCTCGACGTTGAGCAGCGCAACACGCAGGTCGCGGTTGTTCTTCAGCGCCAGTTCGATCAGGGCTTGCAGGCGCTCGTCACCAGCATAGAACTGCTGCCAGGCGAGCGAGCGGGCGGCCGTGCCTTCGCTGGCCGAGGCCTGCGGGAACTCCGCCGCCACCGGCGCCGCCGGCCGCTGATGATCGGGCGCCAGGTTGACGCAGCCGGCCAGCAGCAAGGCCGTCGCCAGGGCCGTGATTCTCGTCATCGTGAATTGATGGGCAGCCATTTTCAGTGGCCCTCCTTGGGGGTCTCGGTCGCGGTCGTCATCACATGGGCATGCTCGGCAGCGAAGCGCTGTTGCCGCTCGCTGCCCTTGAAGATGCGCCTGACGACCAGGAAGAAGATGGGCACGAAGAGCACGGCCAGCACCGTGGCCGAGACCATGCCGTACATCACGCCGGTGCCGATGGCGCGCTGGCTGGCCGAGCCGGCGCCGGTGGCGAACACCAGGGGCATCACGCCCAGGATGAAGGCGAACGAGGTCATGATGATGGGGCGGAAGCGCAGGTGGCAGGCCTCCAGCACAGCGGCCACCAGGCTCTTGCCCTGGGCCTGCAGGTCCTTGGCGAACTCCACGATCAGGATCGCGTTCTTGGCCGAGAGGCCGATGATGGCGATCAGGCCGACCTTGAAATACACGTCGTTCGGCAGGCCGCGCAGCGTGGCGCCCAGCACCGCACCCAGCAGGCCCAGCGGCACCACGAGCAGCACGGCGACCGGAATGCTCCAGCTCTCGTACAGCGCGCCCAGGCACAGGAACACCGCCAGCAGCGAGAACGCCAGCAGGATGCCGGCCTGCGAGCCGGAGATCTTCTCCTCGCGCGACAGGCCGGTCCATTCGAAGCCAATGCCGGCCGGCAGCTTGGCGACCATGGCCTCCAGCTCCTTCATCGCATCGCCGGTTGAGGCACCGGGCGCGGCGTCGCCGGCCAGGCGCATGGCCGGATAACCGTTGTAGCGCACGGCCTGCATCTGGCCGGTGATCCAGCGAGTCGAGGCGAAGCTCGAGAGCGGCACGCTCTGGCCGCGGCTGTTCGAGACGTTCAGCTTGAGCAGATCCTCCGGCTGCATGCGGGCAGCCGCGTCTGCCTGCACGACCACACGCTGCAGACGTCCCTGGTTGGGGAAGTCGTTCACATAGGCCGAGCCCAGATTCGTGCCCAGCACGGCGGCGATGTTGTCGAAGCTGACGCCCAGCGCGGCCGCCTTGTCACGGTCCACATCGATCTGCAGCTGCGGCGCATCTTCCAGACCGTCGGGACGCATGCCGGTGATCAGCTTGCTCTGCGAGGCCATGCCCATCAGCTGGTTGCGCGCATTCAGCAGGGCCTCGTGGCCCAGGCCGGCGCGGTCCTGCAGGCGCAGGGCGAAGCCGGTGGCCGTGCCCAGCTCGGGGATGGGCGGTGGCGACAGCGGGAAGATGAAGGCATCGCGAACCGCCATCAGCGCACCGAAGGCGCGGCCGGCCAGCGCCTGGGCACTGTGTTCGGGGCCATGGCGCTCGTCCCAGGGCTTGAGCGGCACGAACACCAGGGCGGCGTTCTGGCCCTGACCCGAGAACGAGAAGCCGATCACGCCAATGGTGGCCTGCACTTCGGGCTGGGCCAGGAAGAACTTCTCGACCTCGGCCACCGCGTCCTGCGTGCGGTTGGAGGTGGCGCCCGGCGGCAGCTGCACGTTGACGATCAGGTAGCCCTGGTCTTCATTGGGCAGGAAGGAGGTCGGCAGCCGGGTGTAGAGCACGCCGACGGCAATCGCCAGGCCCAGGTAGACCAGCAGCAGGCGGCCGGCGCGCGGCAGCAGCTTGGCGACCCAGCCCTCGTAGCCCTTGGCGGTGCGCGAGAAGCCGCGATTGAACCAGCCGAAGAAGCCGCCCTTGGCATGGTGGTGGCCGGCCTCGACCGGCTTGAGCAGGGTGGCACACAGGGCCGGCGTGAGGCTCAGCGCCATCACGGCCGACAGCAACATCGAGGCCACCATGGCCAGCGAGAACTGGCGGTAGATATTGCCCACCGAGCCGGCGAAGAAGGCCATGGGCACGAAGACCGAGACCAGGACCACGGTAATGCCGATGATGGCGCCCGAGATCTGGCCCATGGCCTTGATCGTGGCATCGCGGGGCGACAGCCCCTCCTCGCTCATGATGCGTTCGACGTTCTCCACCACCACGATGGCATCGTCCACCAGGATGCCGATGGCCAGCACCATGCCGAACAGGGTCAGCACGTTGATGGAGAAACCCAGGCCCAGCATGATGGCGAAGGTGCCGAGCAGGGCCACCGGCACGACCAGGGTCGGGATCAGGGTGTAGCGCCAGTTCTGCAGGAACAGGAACATCACCAGGAACACCAGCACGATGGCCTCGGCCAGGGTCTCGACCACCTGGGTGATCGAGATCTTGACGAACTTGGACGAGTCGTACGGGATCTCGTAGATCACGCCTTCGGGGAAATAGGCCCGCAGCTCGGCCATGCGGTCCTTGATCGCGGTGGCCGTGGCCAGCGCGTTGCCGCTGGGCGAGAGCTGCACGCCGATGCCGGTCGAGGGCTTGCCGTTCAGGCGCGAATAGGTGCCGTAGCCCTGGCCGCCCAACTCCACCTTGGCCACGTCCTTGAGCCGCACGGTCGATCCGTCGGCGTTGGCGCGCAGCACGATGTTCTTGAACTGGTCGACGTTGTCCAGCTGGCCCTTGACCACGATGGTGGCCGACATGGTCTGGCTGGTCAGGTTGGGCAGGTCGCCCAGCACGCCGGCCGGCACCAGGGAGTTCTGGGCGCGGATCGCGTTGTTCACCTCGAGCGGGCTGATGTTGAAGGACAGCAGCTTGGCCGGGTCCAGCCAGATGCGCATGGCGCGCTCGGTGCCGAACAGCTGGGCCTGGCCCACGCCCTGAACGCGCTGCAGCTCGGGAATGATGTTGCGGGCGGCGTAGTCGCCCAGCGCCACCGGGTCCATGCTGCCGTTCTTGCTCGACAGCGTGACGAACAGCAGGAAGTTGTTGCGGGCCTTGTCGACCCGCACGCCCTGCTGGGTCACCGCCGCCGGCAGGCGCGGCGCGGCGCGGCCCAGGCGGTTCTGGATCTCGACCTGGGCCAGGTCGATGTTGGTGCCGGGCTCGAAAGTCACGGTGATCGCGCCACTGCCATTGGCTTGGCTGACCGATTCCATGTAGGCGAGGCCGGGCGCGCCGTTGAGCTCCAGTTCGATGACCGAGAGCACGCTCTCGTCCAGGGTCTTGGCCGAGGCACCGGGATAGAAGGCCGAGATCACCAGCGAAGGCGGTGCGACCGTGGGGTACTGCGCCACCGGCAGCTTGGTGATCGCGACCGCCCCGAACACCAGGACGAACAGCGCGATCACCCAGGCGAAGACCGGGCGATCAATGAAGAAGCGGGCCA from Pelomonas sp. SE-A7 harbors:
- a CDS encoding efflux transporter outer membrane subunit yields the protein MTRITALATALLLAGCVNLAPDHQRPAAPVAAEFPQASASEGTAARSLAWQQFYAGDERLQALIELALKNNRDLRVALLNVEQARALARVSDANRWPTVAAGFVNSRTPGKDNTITAAYQAGLQINAYELDLFGKLKNQGDAATARYLASSEGARAAQIALVAGVASSHLALQADEELLQLARSTAATRTDSLRLTRQKYEAGVASALELAGAESALGAAQVALAAAERQRAQDENALVLLVGQPLPASLPAVGKAALPDLPVGIPSEVLTLRPDVLQAEGMLRAASANIGAARAAFFPSIALTTSLGTASSHLSDLFSNTAWSFVGQALLPIFDAGRNQANLDSAKAAQDMAVAQYEKAVQTAFREVADALAGRATLGTQLQAQQKQSEAEQQRLKLVQLRFSNGASSSLELLDAQRASFAAQLALVQVRLAQQLNAVQLYKALGGGASAS
- a CDS encoding efflux RND transporter permease subunit, with the protein product MARFFIDRPVFAWVIALFVLVFGAVAITKLPVAQYPTVAPPSLVISAFYPGASAKTLDESVLSVIELELNGAPGLAYMESVSQANGSGAITVTFEPGTNIDLAQVEIQNRLGRAAPRLPAAVTQQGVRVDKARNNFLLFVTLSSKNGSMDPVALGDYAARNIIPELQRVQGVGQAQLFGTERAMRIWLDPAKLLSFNISPLEVNNAIRAQNSLVPAGVLGDLPNLTSQTMSATIVVKGQLDNVDQFKNIVLRANADGSTVRLKDVAKVELGGQGYGTYSRLNGKPSTGIGVQLSPSGNALATATAIKDRMAELRAYFPEGVIYEIPYDSSKFVKISITQVVETLAEAIVLVFLVMFLFLQNWRYTLIPTLVVPVALLGTFAIMLGLGFSINVLTLFGMVLAIGILVDDAIVVVENVERIMSEEGLSPRDATIKAMGQISGAIIGITVVLVSVFVPMAFFAGSVGNIYRQFSLAMVASMLLSAVMALSLTPALCATLLKPVEAGHHHAKGGFFGWFNRGFSRTAKGYEGWVAKLLPRAGRLLLVYLGLAIAVGVLYTRLPTSFLPNEDQGYLIVNVQLPPGATSNRTQDAVAEVEKFFLAQPEVQATIGVIGFSFSGQGQNAALVFVPLKPWDERHGPEHSAQALAGRAFGALMAVRDAFIFPLSPPPIPELGTATGFALRLQDRAGLGHEALLNARNQLMGMASQSKLITGMRPDGLEDAPQLQIDVDRDKAAALGVSFDNIAAVLGTNLGSAYVNDFPNQGRLQRVVVQADAAARMQPEDLLKLNVSNSRGQSVPLSSFASTRWITGQMQAVRYNGYPAMRLAGDAAPGASTGDAMKELEAMVAKLPAGIGFEWTGLSREEKISGSQAGILLAFSLLAVFLCLGALYESWSIPVAVLLVVPLGLLGAVLGATLRGLPNDVYFKVGLIAIIGLSAKNAILIVEFAKDLQAQGKSLVAAVLEACHLRFRPIIMTSFAFILGVMPLVFATGAGSASQRAIGTGVMYGMVSATVLAVLFVPIFFLVVRRIFKGSERQQRFAAEHAHVMTTATETPKEGH
- a CDS encoding cold-shock protein — translated: MQTGTVKWFDDGKGFGFITPADGGKDLFAHHSEIRNGGGFRTLAENQQVEFEVKQGPKGLQAANIKPL